A genome region from Glycine max cultivar Williams 82 chromosome 5, Glycine_max_v4.0, whole genome shotgun sequence includes the following:
- the LOC100813826 gene encoding zinc finger CCCH domain-containing protein 34, giving the protein MDQDSLKRYTDCVYFLASPLTCKKGAECEYRHNEIARLNPRDCWYWLSGQCLNPTCAFRHPPLDGHTGASVPSEPTQTSLPANKTMVPCYFFFNGSCNKGDRCSFLHGPDDSIFTVKPVKNDNGSTDALNLENKTSSGNRIGLVSTPTDQSVAAPKNLSDLKLQPKEDHQLEIPKDVKQQGYYLELSASEYKEAAVSRSDSSIPDDGFVHNVPHLCTEQSSEEQVNSHIEPEERWESSPHSPGFDVLVHDEVDNLGYEEDSEYVTVGDRDEQELDDQYFGYEFKDSVEYDTICPEADILYEQETYDGYRFLDRGLIHANGRTIHAYPRDVFLDPRLSRKRIRMSAEMAAYDKNLDLRDHLRRRREIKGPPVSNFLRRESSPLMIRKQERHQRHGIEQRPIRRLTSQLGYSAIDSIGEVGTLSVANKHRLFRHSQAQQHKPRKHYREKLPKRQFLSSKISRKPAFKQRGFIHEFSAFSGPKTLAEIKEEKMKKAEGSLHWKSTSTDFQDPKPLSEILKDKRTMDQ; this is encoded by the exons ATGGACCAAGATTCGCTCAAGCGCTACACCGATTGCGTTTATTTCTTAGCCTCTCCCCTCACTTGCAAGAAG GGGGCTGAATGTGAGTATCGGCATAATGAGATTGCGAGGCTTAACCCTAGGGATTGCTGGTACTGGCTATCTGGCCAATGCCTTAATCCAACCTGTGCTTTTAGACACCCT CCATTGGATGGGCATACTGGAGCGTCAGTGCCATCTGAACCTACGCAAACTTCATTACCTGCAAACAAGACAATGGTTCCctgttattttttcttcaatggaTCTTGCAACAAAGGTGACAGATGCTCATTTTTGCATGGGCCTGATGATAGCATTTTTACTGTAAAACCGGTGAAGAATGACAATGGAAGCACTGATGCACTCAACctagaaaataaaacatcatcTGGAAATAGAATAGGTTTAGTGTCAACACCAACTGATCAATCTGTAGCTGCTCCAAAGAATTTGTCTGATCTTAAACTTCAGCCTAAGGAAGATCATCAGCTGGAAATACCCAAAGATGTTAAGCAGCAAGGTTATTACCTAGAGCTATCTGCTTCAGAGTATAAAGAAGCTGCAGTGAGTAGGTCAGACTCTTCAATTCCAGATGATGGCTTTGTTCATAATGTACCTCATTTATGCACCGAGCAGAGTTCAGAGGAGCAAGTAAATAGTCACATAGAGCCTGAGGAGCGGTGGGAATCATCCCCTCATTCCCCTGGATTTGATGTTCTTGTTCATGATGAAGTGGATAACTTGGGTTATGAGGAAGATTCTGAATATGTAACGGTGGGTGATAGGGATGAGCAAGAGCTGGATGATCAGTACTTTGGGTATGAATTTAAAGATTCAGTTGAGTATGATACTATCTGCCCAGAAGCTGATATTCTGTATGAACAAGAAACATATGATGGTTACAGATTTTTAGATAGGGGTCTTATTCATGCTAATGGCAGAACAATTCATGCTTATCCCAGAGATGTATTCTTAGATCCTAGATTGTCCAGGAAAAGGATTCGGATGTCAGCTGAGATGGCTGCTTATGACAAGAATTTAGATCTTCGTGACCATCTGAGGAGACGTAGAGAAATTAAGGGTCCTCCTGTTTCAAATTTCTTAAGACGAGAATCATCTCCTTTGATGATTCGAAAGCAGGAAAGGCATCAGAGGCATGGCATTGAGCAGCGACCAATTAGAAGATTGACATCACAACTGGGATATAGTGCTATAGATTCGATTGGAGAGGTTGGAACTCTTTCAGTTGCTAACAAGCACAGGTTATTCAGGCATTCCCAGGCCCAGCAACATAAACCAAGGAAGCATTATAGAGAAAAACTACCTAAACGGCAGTTTCTTTCATCTAAAATATCCAGGAAACCAGCTTTTAAACAAAGGGGATTTATTCACGAGTTCTCTGCATTTTCAGGACCTAAGACTCTTGCAGAAATTAAAgaggagaagatgaagaaggctGAAGGAAGTTTACATTGGAAAAGCACATCAACTGATTTTCAGGATCCCAAACCTTTGAGTGAAATTCTCAAGGACAAAAGGACCATGGATCAGTGA
- the LOC100781191 gene encoding NADH-cytochrome b5 reductase-like protein-like (The RefSeq protein has 1 substitution compared to this genomic sequence) — protein sequence MAAFLRRFARATPILFAAQSNSSHTNLRLPFTAIAAISGGVSFLYYHSSPNFAHSQEAEQVESKNIALVPDKWVEFKLQDTARVSHNTQLFRFSFDPTQKLGLDIASCILTRASLGQDAEGKPKFVIRPYTPISDPQSKGYFDLLIKVYPEGKMSQHFASLKPGDVVEVKGPIEKLRYTPNMKKHIGMIAGGTGITPMLQVIEAILKNPDDKTQISLLYANVSPDDILLKQKLDILATSHPNLKIFYTVDNPTKNWRGGAGYISKDIVVKGLPGPSDDTLILVCGPPGMMKAISGEKAKDWTQGEVSGVLKEAGYTEQMVYKF from the exons ATGGCTGCTTTCTTGAGAAGGTTTGCGAGGGCCACTCCGATCCTATTCGCTGCCCAATCCAATTCCTCTCACACCAATCTCCGCCTTCCCTTCACTGCCATCGCCGCCATTTCCGGCGGAGTCTCCTTCCTTTACTACCATTCCTCTCCCAACTTC GCTCATTCACAAGAAGCAGAACAAGTGGAAAGTAAAAACATCG CACTCGTTCCGGATAAATGGGTCGAGTTTAAGTTGCAGGACACTGCCAGGGTTAGTCACAATACCCAGCTATTCAG GTTTTCATTTGATCCCACTCAGAAATTGGGTCTGGATATTGCCTCTTGCATCCTTACAAG GGCTCCATTGGGACAAGATGCTGAAGGAAAACCAAAATTTGTTATACGCCC GTACACTCCTATTTCAGATCCACAATCAAAGGGATATTTTGATTTGCTTATCAAG GTATATCCTGAAGGGAAAATGAGCCAGCATTTTGCAAGCTTAAAACCGGGTGATGTTGTTGAAGTGAAAGG CCCCATTGAAAAGCTCAGATATACTCCTAATATGAAGAAGCATATTGGCATG ATTGCTGGAGGCACAGGAATTACTCCTATGCTTCAGGTAATTGAAGCTATATTGAAGAATCCTGATGACAAAACTCAG ATATCTTTACTTTATGCTAATGTCTCCCCGGATGACATACTGCTTAAACAAAAGCTTGACATTCTAGCAACAAGCCACCCAAACTTAAAG ATATTCTACACTGTAGATAATCCAACAAAAAATTGGAGAGGAGGTGCGGGGTACATATCAAAGGATATTGTTGTGAAAGGCTTACCCGGCCCTAGTGATGATACTCTTATACTT GTGTGTGGACCCCCTGGTATGATGAAAGCAATATCTGGAGAAAAGGCCAAGGACTGGACACAGGGAGAG GTTTCTGGCGTCCTAAAAGAGGCTGGATACACTGAACAAATGGTATACAAATTCTGA